The Oryza brachyantha chromosome 6, ObraRS2, whole genome shotgun sequence region ATATATTTGTATTGccaaaatctcttatattttggattcCAAAAAGACTTTAATTCTATGCTCCTAACCTCTAAACCTTGTCAAATAAAAGTAGTTTTTATACCTTCTTACctactctctctctatatatatataaattgggAAGTTTATTATTTCAATATTTGTTACGTACAACTTTTTACAATAAGTTCATTCTCACCTGcagtaaaaagtttttttttactgttgcCTCTAATAATTTGTGATAAGAGCATAGGATCGAATGGTGTTGATTAGAGGGAAATAATCGTTGGTTTGGTTTTCAAACTAATGAAACAAAATGCAGTGgaaataatatcaaataataatatttttttcaaataatacaAAAAAACAATCCATCAAGTAATCAAAAGTctcaaaacagtaaataaatagGCATAAACTGATTTCATTAGGAAACTAGTAAAAAAACTGCCCTCAAATCCGATGGTCTGATCAAAATTTACTAGCAATCTaaaatcagtaaaaaaataacataccaAAACTCATCCTGCAtgaaatccaaattaaaaatgCAATTGACGATGAATTTAATACGTAAACATTATATGATCAATTCATGTTTCAAAAGTGTCTACAAAAGTACCCTATTTCTTCGACTCTTGTTCTCTCAAaccctaaaatatttttctcttctatttACCCTATCTTTATCTCTGCCACTCTAAAAAATAACCAGAAGACTTGGCCGGAACATAGCCTATGGACAGATAGCTCATAATCAATTACGAGGTAAACCCCTAACCCAAATACTGATCCAATTCCATCACGTCTGAGTGCCGAACTCAATTGGCTCAGAACCTCCCCGTACCACATCGTCCATCGTCTTCATACACAACCAATATATAGCATGACTATCCAGTGACGGCTCCTGACCGACTCTAACCTGGTCTCAGTCCATCGTTGCTCACCATAATCACCTCACCTCCTAACTTCCCCTATGCATCAAAGACAAGGAAACCATACTATTCTCAACTTGATCCACACTAATTCAAACAAGAATAGCTTTTGCCAATTATTCGTCACACCTATCACATGTGAAGATCGGCACGGAGGGAGCGCGTAGCTAAGTGATAAACAAGTTCATCCAAGTACAAGAAAGTGAATAATGTCAACTTCATCTTTATGTTTATGCCACCTAGAACTCCAATTCGGTATGattagaggaaaaaaattaataaaagagCTGTAATGGTacgtataattaattaaatcccattttccttttatttttcttaaagaaaacAAGTGGTCGTGTGTGAACGCGAGAGACGTGCCACCTCAGGTGTACTGTActttttctaattaaattaaagagATCGTCCCGTAATCATCGATCGAATCAAACCCGCGTGACGCGACGCGTTGACACAAGACGCACGTTCCGCCATTACCAGCAGCTGAaagagaaaatagaaaaaaaatacagaattAGAGCTTAACAGCCTAATCTATAGGCTTGTATTAAATACAATACAAGTGAGACGGTTTACTtaccattaaaaatattttatgagtaaaatatatatatatatatatatatatatatatatatatatatataggtatcTTTAGAGATGTAAAATtgaatactgaaaaataaactataataaaaaaatccacaaaatcaactttcaattaaaatttagaattcaAGCTTAGGATTATAAGCTTCGGATGAAGTACTATGAACAAAAAGATCAGAGATTAGCCCGCGTAGACTCATCGGATCAAGTCAAGCAAGCACGCACGCACCCTAAAACCCTACTACTAAGACAAAACCGTGCCAGATGAGATCGTACGACAATAATTGTTTTCGCAAAGACCCATCGTAGATTGACGGTCAATCTAAgcgttttattttaatctaaaattcgaaatgtaccctttttttttctttgttaagAAAACTTGTTATCGAATGATTAATTGGCACGTACCGCGCGTGATGCGACGTTAATTATATGAGTAGGAGTGACCAGCGTTTCACCCTGCATGCATCAGTCGTACGCGTCGTTGCGCGATCTTAATTACTCGTTTTAGCGTCATCTTGCGCGTCGGCTGCTTACGTCAAACAGTGCCTCCTGCAACAGAATTACAGCGGCATCATTTCTAGATTTTCTACTGCCTCTTTCAATTTACCATtagtttaatttaaaacttttgtgCAAATGTATAAGAAATATTAGTTgttgttaaaatatatttattgataaataataaataattaataattatataacttttgtaaataagataaattattaaacgtTATTTTAAAAGCCAACTGCATCAATCATCGCCAGACGGAGGGACtcattattatattttccaGTCCCGTAGCTGAAATGGCTATCGATACATCTTATACGTGTTCGGCACCGGTCTTTATATTTCCTTCCCGCATATTTTCAACTCTCTCTTTTCTTAGTACACGAGACACTCGCGACACATGCACCCTCTTCCCtaagaatgcatgcatgtaaacCTTATCCATATGAGCACCTTTAAAAACTGACCGGCAAATCCCAGAGATTAGGTTGActtgtttgaccatttatattatttaaaaaattatataattatataattattttgttataatttgatttattattatgaaaactttaagtatgacttgtaatttcatatatttggataaaatttttaaataaaataaatgatttaacataaacataaaagtcaattgtgtcatataaaaaaacagaggaaataATCTTCTATAATTATCCACATTTTTATACCTAGTCTATATAAACTACACATATAGAGTCTCACTAAAGGAATAGATTAAGATCCTAACTTCCAAACCATTTCGTACGTGACGGAAATGTTGTAGTGACTATTTAATTTGCTCATATCTCTTGTGATATTTCACTACGTGGaatacttatttattttgtattaataGATATTGTGTATATAGTCcctgaaaataaatgatccatccatttaaaattttgttctcAAGTATAATAATCTTAACTAATTTGTTTCATCGATCATCTTCCATTCAATTTTTTCACCATTCAACCCACAACCTACACTCTCTCCCTACGTTAATGAGGTGCATTACCGTCTTTTTTTCAATATCCTTAATATCTCCAAAACAACCTAGAATCTTTTACATCTAAGgatgaagattttttttggataattaTAGTCAAATTTATTATCGAATATAATATGTGTTGCgttgaagaaaaaattatctatGCAGAAGGGTACCATTGTGCGGAGGGTGTAAGGTCAGTCATAATTCTTGTCCAATTCACAAGGACAAGCTGCCGAGGTTGTTGGACAAATATGATCCCCAATCAGTAGGTAACCGGCGCTTAATTTCATGCTAGATCTGTAATTTCATATAGCCATTATTGTAGAAGTACTCTTGGAATACACCAAGCATTACACATTTTCTTTCATTGTAATTCAAGTATATGAATGtacattttatttcatttattattcaaGGATGTGTGTCAAATTTCTGGGGATACTTATATAATGGGTACAGTTATACAACCCAACTTTATCTCCATGTATTTGGATGGACCACAAATTTTAAGAATGCAGGTTATATATAGCGTAGGGTAACATGCACTCAACCAAAACTACTAGTACAGCAACTACTGTCTTGATTTCCATGGGATGATTGAGATGTTCTGCATAGCAACCAAGTTATGAGGGGCCATCTTACTAGTTGACTCTAGCTTATTAGCAAACAGAGAGTGGTAACTAAAGTGTAAAGTGTCTTCTTTCACTTTCACAAAAAAATGTGTGGATGTGCTGCTATGCAATCTTTCACCTCATGGATAATTTATAACCATAATAACTCgactattttctaaatttgtgTGTGCTCAGCATAGTTTCAACACTacataatcaaataatattgttGTTCTATTGCTTATATGCACGCATCATACATGCAATCAAACATGCTCTTGGCAACCGGGAAAGATATAGGTTCAGTGCAACGTAGACCTCAACCCCTGGTATAGGACCAAAATATTACTTAGGCTGAtatggtaagttaacttatcctggcacggaaaacataaaacatagtaatagattagtacatgattaattaactattaattattaaaaaatataaaataaactaatatgatttttaaaacaacttttctatagatttttttgcaaaaaatacaccgtttagcagttcgagaagcgtgcgcgcaGAAAACGAGGAGGTAAGTTATCTTACCAGGGGCAACGAATGCGGCGTTAGTGtttctttagaaaataaaaagtttaaactTTTGcacccccccaaaaaaaaacatgctaacCTAGGGATGCATTATGAAATGATAATGTGCTATAATACAAGGCATATCTACTTCCATTTTGGAAGAGCTATGCATACAAAGCttcattttattcacaatatttgcaaataattgTTTTTCGTTCAAGGCTCATCCATCACCATGTTGAGAATTATTGGTGTGTCAAATGTCACCATCATTATCACATATGTTGCATTTTAAGGATAGTCGTCACAACTGTATGATCAGTTCCTAATAAAAATGGAAAACATTTCCAATCTTTCTTCTGCAATTTTAGAAGTAGACACCACCTTAAAAGTTCTTTCCTTCCATAGAATCCTCAAAAAAGCATAAATCCATACCCCTCcccacaagaaaaacaaacctaTTAGTTCACCATCCATAATGTAGCATCATCTAATGGtaatcaaaatatataggTAGTGATAGTTCCTAGAAGAAGGTCGAccataccttttttttctgttttatattgtaggCTATGCATCTGCAAGTACACACAccaagagaagaaaaacatgCATAAAGACTTGCGCAAGGATAATGATATGAACTTTAATGATTTCTCCTTTTTTAAGTAGAGAATGGTGTTCCATTTTTGGAAGTGCTATGTTGACaaagttttcttttctaaataaaataatgttttGTTTTGGGAACCATCCTTTTTCCATGATCCCTTCATTAATGCTATATTTCAACACTGCTCACACAAACATAGTTaattacacacacaaaaatcaTGCTAGAATTTAAAGTCCCCGTCTatcaaaatctcaaaaaaaaaaaaagatgcaacACAATTGACCAAAATCTACAATTTTTACTGGAGTGCACTTACGGTTCACCTTCCTCACATAGATTGTTACCCATTGACGATATATGCATATTGTCGATATAAAACCACAAACACTCTATCCCTAGAAAGAAAAGTCAAGTCCTAGCGTCCCAAAATGCAATTAAGATTAAGGAAAAGGTGGAAAGTACCCTAATGAATAGGAAAGTAGTATTAGTGAGTGGACATATAAAAGATATTAAATGTGTAAAGTTTCTCGTTTATGGACCGATGAAAGGTAAGTAGAtagaaattgatttattttgggaccaAGACAGTGTTGGTTCTTCATTATAGAAGTGCATGTTACAAtcataaagtttattttctgaaaaacAGGATTTGTGAGATAGCCGACTacttttcatttgaaaaacatcatgtttcataatttttacacCACAACACAAACATTCtatcacatattttatatccAGTGAATTTGACACACAGTTGTCAATTTTAAAACCACAACTCAAAGTCGTTCCATCCATCATGATCTCCAAAACTCATCACTGACGACTGAACACTACAGCTGTTTTCTCATCAATCCACCTCCTAGTGGAATGCACTAACTAGTTCACCTTCCACGTGTATTGTCATGTAGCGACAATAGGCGCATATTATATGAACTCGTCTTCTCTAATAAAGATAACAAAGACAATTAACTCCAATAATGAACATAGTATCAACAAAAATTGAAAGTCtccttttgtttcattttgctTGTAGGAAGCACACTTGTCAGTTCATCGATGTTCACGTGTAGTGTCATCTAAGCAACGGTGGATGTATAGTGTGAACTCACCTCTATGAAAGATAACAAAAGCAATGATCTGCAATAAAGAACATGGGTAGCAACAAAAACTCAAGCTCTCATTTTTTATCCATTCCAATTTGTGAGAAGCACGCTTTTTCAGTTCAGTGGTGTTCATGTGTAATGTCACATAGAAACTATATAGGTACAGTGTAAGCTCATGttctaaaaaacataaaaaataaaccctgAACAGATATACATCCCTTACAATTAAAAGTCACTATGTGTGTCCTCATTTAACTTACACGAAACACATTTCGTGGTTTTCCATCCACATGTACCGTTACCTAGAGGATATCGCCCAAAAATGAaatctaggaaaaaaaaaaagatatggcAAATGCAACACTTGCAACAAAAACGCCATCGTTACCACTCAAAAGCCATAATCTCGTGCCGACACCCGCTCACAATAAACATCCATAGCCTACCATCACGCagtgacgacgacgaagacacTTCCATggaccaaaaagaaaaaaaaaccatgactATCCATCTACTTCCATTTTGTGTTTTTGCAAACCACATCATAATCACATGAACAATCCCCTCACGCCCACTGGGAAAGATGCAAACTGTCATATGTTTCTCCATGCTAAATAAGCATTTGGAGAGTTCTTAGAGATAGTACAAACATATACATGTTTCTGTATCATGGATAAAGAGAGTAGATATACGGatcttttaaaaacaaaagaaaaaaaaagtagtggaagaaaaatagtaaaacaaaAAGTCTAAAAGTGCCCCTTTGTTTGTCCAGTTCCCATGACCTCCACATCTTCCCCCCATGTGCGCCAAACGCCCCCACCACCTCTCCACCTTTAAATAACCTCCTCACTCCCTCCCTACCtcttccaccaccaccgccgcttccgcctccgcccgccgccgctcgagaggaggaggcacaATGCTGGAGGCCGTGATCCCCGCGGTGTGGAGCGCCGTCCACGGCTGGTTCACCCCCGCGGTGCTGTTCCTCGTACTCAACATCGTCATCGGCACCATCGCGGTCACCTCCAaggtcgccgcctcctcctcctcctccgccggggAGGGGGACGCTgctgggggcggcggcgcgggagggtTTTGGGCtgggggtgggggagggggaggggaccACAGGAGGCTCTCCCGCTTCCCGTCGATGGCGCTCGACCGGCTCCGCTCGTTCAACCTCTCCGGCCGGTTTGCCGCGGCTGCCCCCgagccggcggtggtggccgggGTTCTGGATCTGGGGGCAGGGGCACACGACGAGGCGTCGGTGAAGGAGGTGGGTGAGAGCGAGCGCGAGCGGGAGATGGAGCATGAGGACCACGCGCACATGGAGAGGAGCAagtcggaggcggcggcggcggagctcccGCGGCTGCCGGCGCGGCTGCGCAAGTCGGCCAGCGACAGGTCGGCGTTCGCGCACTTCGAGGCCGAGAACGAGGAGCGGGCCGACGCGGTGGAGgcgcggcgcccggcgacgacgagggacCAGCCGCGCGTGTGGCTCCGCGCGACCGACGCCTCGGAGCCGGAGTCCGACTCCGGCGACGAGGTGGAGCCGGACGAAAtggacgacgccgccggcgaggtggacgCCCGCGCCGACGacttcatcaacaacttccgcCACCAGCTGAAGCTCCAGCGCATCGACTCCTACCTCCGCCACCGCGACATgctccgccgcggccacgccgccgccgtggccaccGACTAGTGCTCCACCCCGCGCGATTCCGAGCAACCCGAGGGGGCTcgccgcaaaaaaaaaaaaaagaaaagaaaaaaccgcTCATAAAAAGAAGACGAAGAGAGGCacagggaggaggaagaagaggagataAACGGTAGTAgtttctttcttcctttctccccatctcttccttttttggtttattttatttattttctctctcttttttgttcatttcatGAAATGCGTATTAGTAGTATAAAATCGTAGCATCCGAGTTTTTGGATAGAATCTTTGTGTAATGCAGCACCATATCATGTGAAAATTTCCATCCTGATAAGAGatttggagaggaggaagtagTCTGGTAATTAAGTTCATGTAAATGAAATTTTCTTCCAATGCCACCACCATTATTCcctcatatatatttgacactGCT contains the following coding sequences:
- the LOC121054754 gene encoding eukaryotic translation initiation factor 4B2-like; its protein translation is MLEAVIPAVWSAVHGWFTPAVLFLVLNIVIGTIAVTSKVAASSSSSAGEGDAAGGGGAGGFWAGGGGGGGDHRRLSRFPSMALDRLRSFNLSGRFAAAAPEPAVVAGVLDLGAGAHDEASVKEVGESEREREMEHEDHAHMERSKSEAAAAELPRLPARLRKSASDRSAFAHFEAENEERADAVEARRPATTRDQPRVWLRATDASEPESDSGDEVEPDEMDDAAGEVDARADDFINNFRHQLKLQRIDSYLRHRDMLRRGHAAAVATD